Proteins from a single region of Anastrepha ludens isolate Willacy chromosome 5, idAnaLude1.1, whole genome shotgun sequence:
- the LOC128862971 gene encoding UDP-glucosyltransferase 2-like, giving the protein MHLRWLLLCVAAVLMPISSAAFNILFMGPFPAPSHWMWLEHFLRDLLQRGHHVTAVTNHLAKYPHENLTEIIIEPQFNIPHYFPKENIFKMRFASDFQNLQMWWHVGLLTTEHAFNDPKVKSLIASRDLEFDLIVMEQFFHESFLMFAHKFKCPVVTLGTMGYADNMDHAMGLLTPWAIIPHLLLSHTDQMTFSQRAYNTYLSLYDTVMRRLYYMPKMQEMAEKHFTGFIEGPLPNVRDLERNISMMLINSHRSLDVPRPSMPGLVNVGGVHIKTPKALPNDLQHFLDNSTHGVVYFSLGSYMKSIDMPQEKIALILSAFSQLKQDVLWKFENSSIGHLPPNVKIQSWLPQNDILAHRNVKVFITHGGIFGTQEGIHWGVPMLCIPLYGDQHRNTIKSVRAGYARALNFGQMSSEDLVQNIQLLITDSSYKQKALEVSRKFRDNPMHPLDEASFWMEYVARHKGAPHLKSYGAYMPLYQYLLLDVLGCALLLAVAVIWLPLKVLKVLRSLLQRKDESEAGALRKKRQ; this is encoded by the exons ATGCATCTACGATGGCTACTTCTCTGTGTTGCGGCAGTTCTAATGCCCATTTCCTCTGCGGCCTTCAATATCTTATTTATGGGTCCCTTTCCAGCGCCTAGCCATTGGATGTGGTTGGAGCACTTTTTGCGTGATCTACTGCAACGTGGCCACCATGTAACTGCAGTGACAAACCATCTCGCCAAATATCCGCATGAAAACCTCACCGAGATTATTATCGAGCCGCAATTCAATATTCCACATTATT TTCCCAAagagaatattttcaaaatgcgTTTCGCGAGCGATTTTCAAAACCTGCAAATGTGGTGGCACGTCGGTTTGCTCACCACCGAACACGCGTTCAATGACCCGAAAGTCAAGTCCCTCATAGCCAGCAGGGATCTAGAATTCGATCTCATCGTCATGGAGCAGTTCTTCCACGAAAGTTTCCTCATGTTTGCGCACAAATTCAAGTGCCCCGTCGTTACACTGGGCACAATGGGCTATGCGGACAATATGGACCATGCGATGGGGCTACTTACACCCTGGGCTATCATACCGCACCTTTTGCTCTCACACACGGATCAAATGACGTTCTCGCAGCGTGCTTACAATACGTATTTATCCTTGTACGACACTGTCATGCGGCGTCTTTATTAtatgcccaaaatgcaagagatgGCTGAGAAGCATTTTACAGGATTCATCGAAG GCCCCTTACCAAATGTGCGCGATCTGGAGAGGAATATTTCAATGATGCTGATCAATAGTCATCGCAGTCTGGATGTGCCACGTCCGAGTATGCCCGGACTTGTCAACGTTGGTGGCGTGCACATAAAAACTCCCAAAGCACTGCCAAACGATTTGCAG CACTTCTTGGACAACTCCACCCATGGTGTGGTCTATTTCAGCCTCGGTTCGTATATGAAAAGCATCGACATGCCCCAAGAGAAAATTGCGCTCATTCTCAGCGCATTCAGCCAACTCAAACAAGATGTGCTTTGGAAGTTCGAGAactcatcgattggccacttgCCGCCCAATGTGAAAATCCAAAGTTGGTTGCCCCAAAACGACATACTCGCGCATCGCAACGTGAAGGTGTTCATTACGCACGGTGGCATCTTTGGCACTCAGGAGGGCATACACTGGGGTGTGCCAATGTTGTGTATACCCCTGTATGGCGATCAGCATCGCAATACTATAAAATCTGTGCGCGCTGGCTATGCGCGCGCTTTGAATTTCGGTCAAATGTCCAGTGAAGATTTGGTGCAGAACATACAGCTGCTTATAACGGACTCCAGCTACAAGCAAAAGGCTCTGGAAGTTTCGCGCAAATTCAGAGATAATCCCATGCATCCCTTGGATGAAGCCTCGTTTTGGATGGAATACGTGGCCCGTCATAAAGGTGCACCGCATTTGAAGTCGTACGGCGCTTATATGCCGCTATAccaatatttgttgttggaTGTGTTAGGTTGTGCGCTCTTGTTGGCGGTTGCGGTTATTTGGCTGCCGTTGAAGGTATTGAAAGTTTTGCGCAGCCTTTTGCAACGAAAAGACGAGAGTGAAGCTGGCGCGTTGAGGAAAAAGCGCCAATAA